From the genome of Aspergillus oryzae RIB40 DNA, chromosome 4:
ttcttttaaaaatatatataattttaataaaatcGGTTTTTAACtaaaatagaaaaagttTTAAAAAGTTATAACTATAATATCTATACGAGTtgtaaaagaaaatctatttaaaaaaaataggGGAATTAATCTCTGTAATAGAGTATATTATAGtaaatagttttattttttttttatattttatatttaaaGGTGTATATTATCTAGAGAGatagtataatatagatatttcttataaatattaaataactCTATCTTCTAAGAGctatattttaaataaaattagTCTTGACTAGATTTAATACTTTtactattatataaagtGCTGTATCTCTAAAAATAAGGTTTAATTATTACTTTTTAATAGCTACAAGTCTTATTTTATCTATAAATTTCTTTAGTTTTATAGATAgtattatattatatcttattatttttctttttatataatatatcttgTATAGTCTTTTAATAAATAATCTTTCTAGGTCTATAAATACTTCTATTATAAACGAAATAATAAGCTTATTTTAAAAAACGCTAAGATAGATAATAAGAGTAATTTCTTAAAATAGATTTATTCTATTTGTATAGAGActtttaaataatatataatctagtatatttttaaaaaataaaatatatattttttaaatttagAGCTAGTTTTTAAATCTTTAAATAAGGCTTTAGAATTAGCTTTAAagctttaaataattataataccattactattatttttaaGCTTATTACTATTATCTATAATATAAGATTTTTGTTgaagtattagtaaagcCTAAagctttattaatagtaatcTAGAATTTAATTAAAGCTTTATACAACGTCTAAACCATATATTCTAGAGCTTGCTAGAAACTATTAAATTAGTCGCTTAActtaaaaataatctataaTAATATCTTCGATATTAAAAGTCTTAAAATAGATAGAAATTATAGAGAAGGGTCTGGTATAATAGACTATTaactatatataatataaaacgctatattattaattatatagagatagaaaGACTATAGAATCTTAAATAGATTAGAAAAGCGGGAACTTTagaatataataaattaCTATAATAGAAAGATATAGAGAATCTGTCTAGTATAAAGACTAgttaaatagataaaaaagGTTCTAGATTActtttttaaataaatacTCAAGGCGATATTGTATAGAAATCTGAATAACTTTAAATTTTGTGTTGACATGGGCGTTAAGGTAAGGCAaaccaacacgccgaaggGCGGGTAGGTCTGCTGACTTAAGAGACggctactccgtactcgGTATGTACAACGTTCGCTCACCGAAATATACATTAATTGTTGGACTGACTacatgacatgacatgacaCATACAGACATACAAGAGCTACATACGGTCAAAGACGGTCACAGACGGGAGCGGTCTTCAAATTCCTCCCACGCTCCATCGAACCCGGTTGAACGGACCCACACGGAATGTTCATCGGAAGTTGAATCCATCACTATATCCGTCGTCAGCTAAGGTTGCAAGGCACGGGTTTCAACTTCGACTCACCCATATTCCCGATCTTCAGCCACATATCGCCGGTGATCGTCAATCCCAAATCGTTGGCTTTGGCCTCGTATGGACGGCAGACTCTCTCTCCGTTCGCTACAGCTCTTACCAATTTACCAATATGTCCATCATCTCTTGGATGTGCGTTGGCATATGCGAAAATATCCTCCCATGTCCTCGAAGCCTGATACTCAGTCACATCACTGAGATACAGCTCGGGTGTATTGCGAGATACATATAGCAATAGGTTCAATCGTCCTTTCCATTCGAGGAGACGTAGCTTGGAGCGCACCTCTAGCCACGGAAGTGAGATGAACTTGGTGAGAAATATCGTCGCATTCATGCCATGTATATAGAAGAAGTCAAACTTAACCTGCTTGGATGGTCGTTGAGCAGTAGCTGTGAAGTAGGCTGAAATGTCGTTACAATCAGTACCCGCTAATGTAGACGCTGGCTTCGTAAGTACTTACCAACCGTGTCGACTATTTCGAcaagcttttcttctatttGATCCTCGGAGATGGTGAATTCTGCAGCATGCTTGATCATTTCATCGGGTGCTCGTACAAGGACGCCGTCCCTCATCCTATTCTCATCGTCCCAATGCGCGGAATTCGCTAATTTCTCATTGTTGCGGATTTCCTCCAGGATTTGCAgcaatgtcttctttccaggtTTGCCAATGCCCCCCGCTGCTTTTTCGGCGGGTAAGAGAAACATTGGGCCAGTCCAGTCCTCATGAGTAGCAGCTTGGGCAAGGGCCTCTGCTACGATGGCAGGCTGATTGAACTCAATCCCGAACCCCAAGTGGATGAGTGGATGAATGAGACCTAGAGCATTGCAACACAAGTAAGTCCTATAGATACGGAATGCTGCCAACTAGACTGAGATATGCATGCACTCACCTCCAAACAATCTTACGAGCATATCTTCCGCGAGATCATCCCCGGCGAAAATGTATTGGTTAACCACGTTCTCGACACCTTTCGTTTCAATCTCACGTTGGAAATATTCCAAGAAATTGGGGTAATTGTTTCGTTTGCCAAGGCATTCTTTGAATCGAGCCTGGTCATACAAGGACTGAACCACACTGTCATTGGCCGGTAAAGCAGGCCTCTGGTAACTCTTATTTCTTTCAAACGCAGCCTTAATCTCATCCGGGGAAGCCCCGAGGGCAAACATGGTTAAAATATGGTGGACGATGTGGTCTGCTACATTAGCATGGAGATCTTTCACCACTGATAAATATGAGGTATCAAATCGAACATACTGTGGAATCCGGAATCGTTAAAGTAAATATGGTGCTTCTCTAGATTCTCCTGCAAGACTTCGCTAGCAGCTCGAGCAGCGTCCTCTCTAACCCCAGCGGAGTAGACACCGGAGTCAGATGTGGACAGCTCAATCTTCCGTGCCGTGGCCATTGGATTTCGTAGAGCGTTGACACGGTATGTGGTTTCGGAAGAGGCAAGGCGAACCCCTGCTGCTCGATAGTTAGATTTAGCAGCGATTGTGCTGAATAGCGACGAGAATGAGATGCGCCGCAAATGTTGGACAGCCGGAGTATAGCAACTTAAGCGTTGAGAACGGAAACCCCGAGGACGAATGGCTTGAAGCCTCCTCGGCAAATTCATGAAAGCTGGGCAGAAGTGATGGCCAGGCAGCCTTGTCTTATGGCAAGCTTATTTAAGTATACCTAGTTCCAATATGCGGGGACAGGCAGTACTACTACTCCTAGTGAGTTAAAGTGCAGATCAAGGTCGGGCTTCGGGGCTTCGCGACGCCCGAGCGACGTCATATGCAGGCCAGGGCCAATCATTCAAGAAAGGTTGACCAATTTCTCGTATTTTAGCTGTTTGTCTCGTTGCTTCTCATTGAACATGCAGTGAAAAAGGACTTAGTAATCCGGACATCACAACCGAGTCTGGATCGCTTCTCGATCGGGCTGCTTACACATTAACAGCTCTCACCTTTCAACCAAATCCAACGGTCTCGAACATTTCAAGGTCACAAAAGGTTCTGTACAAAGTGGTCTCGTAGTTGTGAATCGCTTTTCTAACGCGCTCCATTTAATTATTGATCAAGACAACTAGCCATACTAGGAGCTAATCGGATAATATCAAGACTCTTGGAAGCgcttttctttgatatcaagCCTAGTACGCATATGAATGTTCTTATAATATACTCCTGTAATACCATTCTATCAGGAATTCCCCAGCATAATAACAGAATGGGCAAATCCGTACCACCTGAGCTAGTCAAGTCATATTTCTCCTCTGTTGATTCCTCTGATACTTCAAGGATCGCCTCGCTCACGAGCTCGATAGCCTTATGTATCTTCCAGCAACGACCAGCTCGGTGGCCGAACAACTTCAATCCAGAGGCGCCCCCGAAGCTGACGAGCTTCGATTATAAACGGACCCctttgactttcttccctcttctttctctctcctagAAAACTTCCATTCACCTGTCTACCACTTCGAGTACTATCACCTAAATCAAACAATACCAACTTTAAAGTCATCAATCATGAAGCTTCTCTATCTAGCACTTCTCCAATTCCCCGCCCTATACCTTGCAGCCCCGAGGGCCCCAATAAGTGTCTATCAATCAAGAATGGGCCTTCCGTATGGCAACCCTTGTATGTAGACATGCTCTGTAGCAACTGAGCCCTAACTAATCAAGACAAGTTCACCCTACATGTATTGGTCTCGATAGCTACTGCTGCACCTGGGAGGGATGCCAACGGTGCTGTACCTTCTTGTATTGCTATCTAGACAGAAACCCGGCCGAAGGACGCTGTGTTTCTTACTAAGAACTCTGTGAACACACTGAGGTTGGTCCCTTTGGCGGTCTCTAATTCCCTTCAGCTTCCCAATGCAAACGTTGTCATCTAACGAGCTTCAGCTGATTCTCGGGTCACCCTAGCTTTCTCCCTCGGTTATCGGTACCTTTAGGTATTATTTAGGGTTTAGCTGGGAAT
Proteins encoded in this window:
- a CDS encoding questin oxidase family protein (predicted protein) — protein: MNLPRRLQAIRPRGFRSQRLSCYTPAVQHLRRISFSSLFSTIAAKSNYRAAGVRLASSETTYRVNALRNPMATARKIELSTSDSGVYSAGVREDAARAASEVLQENLEKHHIYFNDSGFHMVKDLHANVADHIVHHILTMFALGASPDEIKAAFERNKSYQRPALPANDSVVQSLYDQARFKECLGKRNNYPNFLEYFQREIETKGVENVVNQYIFAGDDLAEDMLVRLFGGLIHPLIHLGFGIEFNQPAIVAEALAQAATHEDWTGPMFLLPAEKAAGGIGKPGKKTLLQILEEIRNNEKLANSAHWDDENRMRDGVLVRAPDEMIKHAAEFTISEDQIEEKLVEIVDTVAYFTATAQRPSKQVKFDFFYIHGMNATIFLTKFISLPWLEVRSKLRLLEWKGRLNLLLYVSRNTPELYLSDVTEYQASRTWEDIFAYANAHPRDDGHIGKLVRAVANGERVCRPYEAKANDLGLTITGDMWLKIGNMVMDSTSDEHSVWVRSTGFDGAWEEFEDRSRL